The proteins below come from a single Chelmon rostratus isolate fCheRos1 chromosome 10, fCheRos1.pri, whole genome shotgun sequence genomic window:
- the LOC121612443 gene encoding cytosolic sulfotransferase 3-like has translation MSVDPDKMDLPSRPELFDFHGVSMIHGFTDNWENIQNFQARPDDILIATYPKAGTTWVSYILDLLYFGQTAPERQTSIPVYERVPFLEMVMPPMYTGLDLANNLPTSPRLIKTHYPVQFVPKSFWEQNCRMIYVARNAKDNVVSYFHFDRMNKAHPDPGDWSSYLHRFKEGKMVFGSWYDHVNGWWKKKQTYSNLHYMFFEDMVEDTGREIEKLCRFLGLSPSVEEKKQITSGVQFDNMKKNDMANYSTVPVMDFKVSPFMRKGKVGDWKNHFTVAQSEEFDEDYKKKMTDPTLQFRTVV, from the exons ATGTCTGTTGATCCGGACAAG atgGATTTACCTTCACGGCCTGAACTGTTTGATTTCCATGGAGTCTCAATGATACATGGTTTCACTGATAACTGGGAGAACATTCAAAACTTTCAAGCCAGGCCAGATGATATACTTATTGCAACATACCCCAAAGCTG GAACCACATGGGTCTCCTACATCCTTGACCTGCTGTATTTTGGCCAGACAGCCCCAGAGCGTCAGACATCCATCCCAGTTTATGAAAGAGTACCTTTCTTGGAGATGGTGATGCCACCGATGTATACAG GACTTGACCTGGCGAACAACCTTCCCACCTCTCCACGACTCATTAAAACTCATTatccagtccagtttgtgcCAAAGTCCTTTTGGGAGCAAAACTGCAGG aTGATCTACGTGGCCCGCAATGCCAAAGACAACGTTGtctcttattttcactttgatcGCATGAACAAGGCTCATCCAGATCCTGGAGACTGGAGCAGCTACCTCCACAGATTCAAAGAGGGAAAGA TGGTGTTTGGATCCTGGTATGACCATGTGAACGGctggtggaagaagaaacagacttACTCAAACCTCCATTACATGTTCTTCGAAGATATGGTTGAA GATACTGGACGGGAAATAGAGAAACTCTGCCGCTTTCTTGGTTTGTCTCCttcagtggaggagaagaaacaaattaCAAGTGGGGTGCAGTTTGATAACATGAAAAAGAACGACATGGCCAACTATTCTACTGTTCCAGTTATGGATTTCAAAGTATCTCCTTTCATGAGAAAAG GGAAGGTTGGTGACTGGAAGAACCACTTCACTGTGGCCCAGAGTGAAGAGTTTGATGAAGACTACAAGAAGAAGATGACGGATCCCACACTTCAGTTTCGCACTGTAGTCTGA
- the wdr46 gene encoding WD repeat-containing protein 46 — MASPGEATVKDSHVGKKKKPPARYWQELQEKGKDENKVGKDGEQAEQALQKTEQKTQKAKKRKQEEGQRDGNTFISGKSDPFPGPAPIPEDRVQKFKRKDKTKKTRRQHFKLRDMIARSEEASEMAQKQAARFDLLLPEDAGFLEGDEDEDTCMISQEDIADAVDIASGAKYFNLKLSQFGPYRVDYSRTGRHLVLAGRRGHVACVEWQSKQLMSEINVMESVNDVKWLHSETMYAVAQKKWLHIYDSNGIELHCIRKFNDVLRMQFLPYHFLLATASATSFLQYLDVSVGKEVAAICTKTGRLDVMCQNPHNAIIHLGHHNGTVSLWSPNQKEALVKMLCHQGAVRSVTVDKTGTYMVTSGMDKKMKIYDIRAFKPLKSYFLPAGASCLSLSQRGLLSSATGDIVQVYRDVWSTPVTKPYMAHRVRGTVWGLHFCPFEDVLGVGHGDGFTSMLIPGAGEPNFDGLDANPYRSAKQRQEWEVKALLEKIQPELITLDPNELGQVDRATFEQRHQDRVQALGFDPLAKEKFIPKYKKKGRSSAGSVERRKKQVAHEDQRDAIRKTVEDKMKMEKERKAREKQASILSNQRSALDRFKK, encoded by the exons ATGGCGTCTCCCGGCGAGGCAACGGTGAAGGATTCACACGtggggaaaaagaagaag CCCCCAGCTCGTTACTGGCAGGAGCTCCAGGAGAAGGGGAAAGATGAAAACAAGGTGGGAAAAGACGGAGAACAAGCTGAACAGGCTCTGCAAAAGACGGaacaaaagacacagaaagcaaagaaaagaaagcaagaagAGGGCCAAAGAGATGGAAATACATTCATATCAGGG AAATCAGACCCTTTCCCTGGGCCTGCTCCTATTCCAGAAGACAGGGTGCAGAAGTTCAAGAGGAAAGATAAAACTAAAAAG ACTCGCCGCCAGCATTTCAAGCTGAGAGACATGATAGCTCGCTCAGAAGAAGCTTCAGAAATGGCCCAGAAACAAGCAGCCCGGTTCGACCTCCTACTCCCAGAGGATGCAGG GTTTCTagaaggagatgaagatgaggacaCATGCATGATCTCTCAGGAAGATATTGCAGATGCTGTGGATATAGCATCTGGGGCAAAG TATTTTAATCTGAAACTGTCTCAGTTTGGACCATATCGAGTGGATTACAGCAGGACTGGACG TCACCTGGTGCTTGCTGGGAGGAGAGGCCATGTCGCTTGTGTAGAGTGGCAGTCCAAACAGTTAATGTCTGAGATAAACGTGATGGAGTCTGTGAATGATGTAAA GTGGCTCCATAGTGAGACCATGTATGCAGTGGCTCAGAAGAAGTGGCTGCATATCTATGACTCTAACGGAATAGAGCTTCACTGCATCCGCAAATTCAATGATGTCCTTCGTATGCAGTTCCTCCCCTACCACTTTTTGCTGGCCACAGCC AGTGCTACAAGTTTCCTGCAGTACCTGGATGTGTCTGTGGGAAAGGAGGTTGCAGCCATCTGCACCAAGACTGGCCGGCTTGACGTGATGTGTCAGAACCCTCATAATGCCATCATCCACCTAGGCCACCACAACGGCACGGTCAGCCTCTGGTCACCCAACCAGAAAGAAGCCCTTGTCAAGATGCTCTGTCACCAGGGCGCTGTGCGCTCCGTTACTGTGGACAAGACGGGCAC ATACATGGTGACATCTGGCATGGATAAAAAGATGAAGATATATGACATTCGAGCCTTCAAGCCCCTCAAATCCTACTTCCTCCCTGCTGGAGCTTCCTGTTTGTCACTGAGCCAGAGGGGGCTGCTGTCTTCAGCCACAGGAGATATTGTTCAG GTGTACAGGGACGTGTGGAGCACTCCAGTGACTAAACCCTACATGGCGCACAGAGTTCGAGGAACAGTGTGGGGGCTTCACTTTTGTCCCTTTGAGGATGTCCTCGGGGTGGGACATGGAGACGGTTTCACCAGCATGCTCATACCAG GTGCGGGAGAGCCTAACTTTGATGGTCTGGATGCCAATCCGTACCGCAGTGCAAAGCAGAGGCAGGAGTGGGAGGTTAAAGCCCTGCTGGAGAAGATCCAGCCGGAGCTCATCACCCTCGACCCCAACGAGCTGGGACAGGTTGACCGTGCCACCTTTGAGCAAAGGCACCAAGACAGGGTCCAAGCTCTG GGCTTTGACCCACTTGCCAAAGAAAAATTTATTCCCAAGTATAAGAAAAAAGGTCGTAGTTCTGCTGGCAGTGTTGAAAGGCGCAAGAAACAAGTGGCTCATGAGGACCAGCGG GATGCAATCAGGAAAACTGTggaggacaaaatgaaaatggaaaaagagagaaaggcgAGGGAGAAGCAGGCATCGATATTATCAAACCAGAGATCTGCTTTGGACAGATTCAAAAAATAG
- the b3galt4 gene encoding beta-1,3-galactosyltransferase 4 codes for MVGRGLWVCKPRFGKRGNRLGVLPFLCAAIASAALLALLFVDFIELWVTSMSMNTVVEPHAGIIPPQSVPPTRPEEFLLMPSPLVCQRAKPYLITMVTSAPANQRARQAIRDTWGGEVEVRGLRVMTLFMVGVASDPGLAKLLIEEARERGDLIQGRFLDTYSNLTLKTLSMLGWARRFCPQAHFMGKVDDDVLFNPSALLHFLNKSRNPYEQGDLYLGRVHLRVAPDRDPESKHYLPSGAYPPSVFPDYCSGTAYVLSRSALLKISLAASASPLSTPLPPEDVFVGLCARAAGVLPSHCPLFSGGPGVPYGRCCYQAMVSIHHTPPREMLHYWADIHTSQPCSWLSLRASLGMCKVRAMLGSALGLEQGL; via the coding sequence ATGGTCGGACGGGGACTGTGGGTATGTAAGCCCCGGTTTGGAAAGCGAGGGAACAGGCTTGGTGTTTTACCTTTTCTGTGCGCGGCGATAGCGAGCGCAGCCCTGCTTGCTCTGCTCTTTGTGGACTTCATCGAGTTATGGGTCACCTCCATGAGCATGAACACGGTGGTGGAGCCGCATGCCGGCATCATCCCCCCGCAGAGCGTCCCTCCCACCAGACCCGAGGAGTTCCTGCTCATGCCCAGCCCGCTCGTGTGCCAGCGTGCCAAGCCTTACCTCATCACCATGGTTACCTCGGCTCCTGCCAATCAGAGAGCCCGCCAAGCCATCAGGGACACCtggggaggggaggtggaggtgaggggCCTGCGGGTCATGACTCTCTTCATGGTAGGTGTGGCGTCTGACCCGGGACTGGCCAAGTTGCTGATAGAGGAGGCTAGAGAGCGAGGAGACCTGATTCAGGGGCGCTTTCTGGACACCTACTCCAACCTGACCCTGAAAACTCTGTCAATGCTGGGCTGGGCCCGCCGCTTCTGCCCTCAGGCTCACTTCATGGGCAAAGTGGATGATGATGTCCTGTTCAATCCCAGTGCCCTCCTGCACTTCCTAAACAAGAGCCGTAACCCCTATGAACAAGGAGACTTATACCTGGGCAGAGTGCATCTCCGTGTGGCTCCGGACCGTGACCCAGAGAGCAAGCACTATCTCCCTTCGGGGGCCTaccctccttctgtctttccAGACTATTGCAGTGGTACGGCCTATGTTCTCTCCCGCTCTGCATTGCTCAAAATTTCCTTGGCAGCCTCTGCATCACCTTTATCAACACCTCTTCCGCCTGAGGATGTGTTTGTTGGTCTGTGTGCCCGGGCAGCTGGGGTGCTGCCCTCGCACTGCCCGCTCTTCTCTGGTGGCCCAGGTGTGCCATACGGTCGCTGCTGCTATCAGGCGATGGTGTCCATCCACCACACCCCACCCAGGGAGATGCTGCACTATTGGGCTGACATCCATACGTCACAACCCTGCTCCTGGCTGAGTCTACGCGCTTCCCTGGGGATGTGCAAAGTCAGGGCGATGCTCGGGTCAGCTCTGGGACTGGAGCAGGGCTTGTGA